A genomic stretch from Hymenobacter psoromatis includes:
- a CDS encoding family 2 glycosyl transferase — protein sequence MLYIVIPVFNRWRYTRECLVALRKQTSQAFRTVVVDDGSTDETAAALAQEFPEVEVVTGDGNLFWTAGVNAGIRRALALGATRVITMNNDVVAAPDFVAQMLVAADAYPTAVLGALEFDAATGVAIYGGERLDFRTNTRHDLLEEIPAGQRTGLHPVTYLPGRGLLIPKAVIDKIGLFDERRLPHYLADFDYTSVARRAGFPVFCNYAAQLSTYPEESGQTLTRKHRSVKSYYQHLFGIRGGGNLVNFTHFALKNCPKPYLPYFLLNGYARRLVGYFLH from the coding sequence ATGCTTTACATTGTTATCCCTGTTTTTAACCGTTGGCGCTACACCCGCGAGTGCTTGGTAGCCTTGCGAAAGCAAACCAGCCAAGCGTTCCGCACAGTGGTAGTTGACGACGGCTCGACCGACGAGACGGCCGCTGCCCTGGCCCAGGAGTTTCCCGAAGTGGAAGTGGTGACCGGCGACGGCAACCTGTTTTGGACGGCCGGCGTGAACGCGGGCATCCGCCGGGCTCTGGCGCTGGGCGCTACCCGCGTGATAACCATGAACAACGACGTGGTGGCCGCTCCCGATTTTGTGGCTCAGATGCTGGTCGCCGCCGATGCCTACCCTACCGCCGTGCTGGGGGCCTTGGAGTTTGACGCCGCCACCGGCGTGGCCATCTACGGCGGCGAACGGCTGGATTTCCGCACCAACACCCGCCACGACTTATTGGAGGAAATCCCCGCCGGCCAGCGCACCGGCCTGCACCCGGTAACCTACCTGCCTGGACGCGGACTGCTCATTCCGAAGGCCGTGATTGATAAAATCGGGCTCTTCGACGAGCGGCGCCTGCCCCACTACCTCGCCGATTTCGATTACACCAGCGTGGCCCGCCGCGCCGGCTTCCCGGTGTTCTGCAATTACGCCGCCCAACTCAGCACCTACCCCGAGGAAAGCGGCCAAACGCTGACGCGCAAGCACCGCAGCGTGAAAAGCTACTACCAGCATTTATTTGGCATCCGGGGCGGGGGCAATCTGGTGAATTTCACGCATTTTGCTTTAAAAAACTGCCCCAAGCCTTACCTGCCTTACTTCTTGCTGAACGGCTACGCGCGCCGCTTGGTGGGCTACTTCCTGCACTAA